The DNA window CTTTCAAGTCCCCTGTAGGACGAACAAGGGAGACGGTTATGAGGAAGGTCGTTTTGATATTGGCCACCACGGCGGCCCTGGCTGGCTGCCAGGGGCAAACCCCCACGCAACAGCGTGTGACGACGGGTGGACTTGTCGGCGCCGGCGCTGGCGCGATTGTCGGCGGCGTTGCGGGTGGCGGCAAGGGAGCGGCCATCGGAGCGGTGGCCGGCGGCATCGGCGGCGCTGCCATTGCCGGCGCCACGGCGCCGAAGAACTGCACGGCCTACGATCGCTATGGCCGGCCCTATGCCGTTGTCTGCCCCTGATGAATGTGCGGCCCGCGCGAGACAAGCGCGGGCCGCTTCATTTCGTGGCGACGGGTGCGTCGTCCCGCGCGCCCCAGTCCGACCAGGAGCCGTCATAAAGCGCCAGTGACCGTGCGCCGGCCGCTTCCAGCGCCAGCCACAGGACGGCGGCCGTGACGCCGGACCCGCAGGAGGTGATGATCGGCTTCTTCGGATCGACGCCGGCCTCCTGAAAAATCTGCACGATCTGATCGTCCGGTTTCAGCCGGCCAGCGTCCAGCAGCCTGTCGAAGGGGACGTTGAAGCTGCCGGGAATATGGCCCGACTTCAGGCCCGGCCGCGGCTCCGGAGCAACGCCGGCGAAACGCTCGGCGGACCGGGCATCGACCACCTGCGAAAACCT is part of the Hartmannibacter diazotrophicus genome and encodes:
- a CDS encoding bacteriocin; this translates as MRKVVLILATTAALAGCQGQTPTQQRVTTGGLVGAGAGAIVGGVAGGGKGAAIGAVAGGIGGAAIAGATAPKNCTAYDRYGRPYAVVCP